From a single Mycolicibacterium moriokaense genomic region:
- a CDS encoding metal-dependent transcriptional regulator, whose translation MNDLVDTTEMYLRTIYDLEEEGVVPLRARIAERLDQSGPTVSQTVSRMERDGLLHVAGDRHLQLTEKGRNLAIAVMRKHRLAERLLVDVIGLPWEEVHAEACRWEHVMSEDVERRLVRVLDNPTTSPFGNPIPGLAELGLEDSSGPDRINLVRLTELPAGMPVAVVVRQLTEHVQGDVELIGRLKDAGVVPNARVTVEVNDHGGVMIVIPGHEQVELPHHMAHAVKVEKV comes from the coding sequence ATGAACGATCTGGTCGATACCACCGAGATGTATCTGCGGACCATCTACGACCTCGAGGAAGAGGGCGTAGTGCCGCTGCGTGCGCGCATCGCCGAACGTCTCGACCAAAGCGGCCCCACCGTCAGCCAGACCGTGTCCCGGATGGAACGCGACGGGCTGCTGCACGTCGCAGGCGACCGCCACCTCCAGCTCACCGAGAAGGGCCGCAACCTCGCCATCGCCGTGATGCGCAAGCACCGCCTGGCCGAGCGGCTGCTGGTCGATGTCATCGGACTGCCGTGGGAGGAAGTGCACGCCGAGGCCTGCCGCTGGGAACACGTGATGAGCGAGGACGTCGAGCGCCGCTTGGTGCGGGTTCTCGACAACCCCACCACCTCCCCCTTCGGCAACCCGATTCCGGGCCTGGCCGAACTCGGCCTGGAGGATTCGTCGGGTCCCGACCGGATCAACCTGGTGAGGCTCACCGAGTTGCCCGCCGGCATGCCCGTCGCCGTCGTGGTGCGCCAGTTGACCGAGCATGTCCAGGGTGACGTCGAGTTGATCGGACGGCTCAAGGACGCCGGCGTGGTGCCGAATGCCCGTGTGACGGTCGAAGTCAACGACCACGGCGGCGTCATGATCGTCATCCCCGGGCACGAGCAGGTCGAGCTGCCCCACCACATGGCACACGCCGTGAAGGTCGAGAAGGTCTAA
- a CDS encoding DUF4192 domain-containing protein: MTSQPPDFHLNRPGVLIAALPAVLGFVPEKSLVLVTVDRGEMGCVMRVDLSDEVTASVEHIAEVAAGAEPDAAIAVIVDEAGANCRMCNDDYRRLADSLASTLADCGIELLAAHVVDRVAAGGRWHCADGCGLAGTVEDPAASPLAMAAVLDGRRLYARRAELQEVIAIADPARTDALAAAIGSCDVDRPDAEVRRDVEAAIAAAADAADGRALSDDTAARLACALSDPLVRDTLFALAIGENAGQAESLWAELSRTLPAPWRVEALVLLAFSAYARGDGPLAGVSLDAALRCDATHRMAGMLDTALQSGMRPERIRDLAATGYRLASRLGVQLPARRAFGRRAG; this comes from the coding sequence ATGACATCGCAACCGCCCGACTTCCACCTGAACCGGCCCGGCGTACTGATCGCCGCGTTACCCGCTGTGCTGGGCTTCGTGCCCGAGAAATCCCTCGTCCTGGTCACCGTCGACCGCGGGGAGATGGGATGCGTTATGCGCGTTGATCTTTCCGACGAGGTGACCGCCTCCGTCGAGCACATCGCTGAGGTGGCCGCCGGCGCGGAGCCCGATGCGGCCATTGCCGTCATCGTTGACGAGGCGGGCGCGAACTGCCGGATGTGCAACGACGATTACCGCCGGCTGGCGGACTCGCTGGCCTCGACGCTGGCCGACTGCGGTATCGAACTCCTCGCCGCGCACGTCGTCGACCGGGTGGCCGCAGGCGGGCGCTGGCACTGTGCGGACGGCTGCGGCCTGGCAGGCACCGTCGAGGATCCGGCTGCGTCACCGCTGGCCATGGCCGCGGTGCTCGACGGGCGCAGGCTGTACGCGCGGCGCGCGGAGTTGCAGGAGGTCATCGCCATCGCCGACCCGGCCCGCACCGACGCCCTGGCGGCTGCGATCGGCAGCTGCGACGTGGACCGGCCGGACGCCGAGGTCCGTCGTGATGTCGAAGCGGCGATCGCGGCGGCGGCGGACGCGGCAGACGGCCGGGCGCTGTCCGACGACACCGCCGCGAGGCTGGCGTGCGCGCTGTCGGATCCGCTGGTGCGCGACACGCTTTTCGCGTTGGCTATCGGGGAGAACGCCGGGCAGGCGGAGTCGTTGTGGGCCGAGTTGTCCCGCACTCTTCCTGCGCCGTGGCGAGTGGAAGCGCTTGTGCTGCTGGCATTTTCGGCATACGCGCGTGGGGACGGGCCGCTGGCCGGCGTGTCTTTGGATGCCGCGCTCCGGTGTGACGCCACCCACCGCATGGCGGGGATGCTCGACACGGCGCTGCAATCCGGGATGCGGCCGGAGCGGATCCGCGACCTGGCGGCCACCGGATATCGGCTGGCCAGTCGGCTGGGCGTGCAGCTGCCGGCCAGGCGCGCGTTCGGACGCCGCGCGGGGTGA
- the sthA gene encoding Si-specific NAD(P)(+) transhydrogenase, with protein MLEYDLVVIGSGPGGQKAAIAAAKLGKTVAVVERGRMLGGVCVNTGTIPSKTLREAVVYLTGMNQRELYGASYRVKEKITPSDLLARTSHVIGKEQDVVRSQLMRNRIDLIQGHGRFIDAHTVLVEEPTRGERTTVSGEFIVIATGTKPARPAGVEFDEDRVLDSDGILDLKSLPATMVVVGAGVIGIEYASMFAALGTKVTVVEKRDNMLDFCDPEIVEALKFHLRDLAVTFRFGEEVTAVDVGAAGTVTTLASGKQIPAETVMYSAGRQGQTEHLDLANAGLEPDARGRITVDSNFVTSVDHIYAVGDVIGFPALAATSMDQGRLAAYHAFGEPAKGMTDLQPIGIYSIPEVSYVGATEVELTRNAIPYEVGVSRYRELARGQIAGDSYGMLKLLVSTDDLKLLGVHIFGTSATEMVHIGQAVMGCGGTVEYLVDAVFNYPTFSEAYKVAALDVMNKLRALNQFRT; from the coding sequence ATGCTCGAGTACGACCTCGTCGTCATCGGTTCAGGTCCTGGCGGCCAGAAGGCCGCGATCGCCGCGGCGAAGCTCGGCAAGACGGTGGCGGTGGTCGAACGCGGCAGGATGCTCGGCGGCGTCTGCGTGAACACCGGAACCATCCCGTCGAAGACGCTGCGTGAGGCCGTCGTCTACCTGACGGGCATGAACCAGCGGGAGCTGTACGGCGCGAGCTACCGCGTCAAGGAGAAGATCACCCCCTCCGACCTGCTGGCCCGCACGTCCCACGTGATCGGCAAGGAGCAGGACGTGGTGCGGTCGCAGCTCATGCGTAACCGCATCGATCTCATTCAAGGTCACGGTCGGTTCATCGACGCGCACACGGTGCTGGTCGAGGAGCCCACTCGAGGCGAACGCACCACGGTTAGCGGCGAATTCATCGTCATCGCCACCGGCACGAAACCGGCCCGCCCTGCCGGCGTCGAGTTCGACGAAGACCGTGTTCTGGACTCCGACGGCATTCTCGACCTGAAGTCGCTACCGGCCACCATGGTGGTCGTCGGCGCCGGTGTGATCGGCATCGAGTACGCATCCATGTTCGCCGCCCTCGGTACCAAGGTGACCGTGGTCGAAAAGCGGGACAACATGCTCGACTTCTGCGATCCCGAGATCGTCGAGGCATTGAAGTTCCATCTGCGCGACCTCGCGGTGACGTTCCGCTTCGGCGAGGAGGTGACCGCCGTCGACGTCGGCGCCGCGGGGACCGTGACCACGCTGGCAAGCGGCAAGCAGATTCCGGCCGAGACGGTGATGTACTCCGCGGGCAGGCAGGGTCAGACCGAGCACCTCGACCTGGCCAACGCGGGCCTGGAACCCGATGCGCGTGGGCGCATCACGGTCGACAGCAACTTCGTGACCTCGGTCGACCACATCTATGCCGTGGGAGACGTCATCGGGTTCCCGGCGCTGGCCGCCACGTCGATGGACCAGGGCAGGTTGGCCGCATACCACGCGTTCGGTGAACCCGCCAAGGGCATGACCGACCTACAGCCGATCGGCATCTATTCGATTCCCGAGGTGTCCTACGTCGGCGCCACCGAGGTCGAGTTGACGCGCAATGCGATCCCCTACGAGGTCGGGGTGTCGCGGTATCGCGAGCTGGCCAGGGGCCAGATCGCCGGCGACTCCTACGGCATGCTCAAACTGCTCGTGTCGACGGACGACCTGAAGCTGCTCGGCGTGCACATTTTCGGCACGAGCGCCACCGAGATGGTGCACATCGGGCAGGCCGTCATGGGCTGCGGCGGGACGGTCGAGTACCTCGTCGACGCCGTGTTCAACTACCCCACCTTCTCCGAGGCCTACAAAGTCGCGGCGCTCGACGTGATGAACAAGCTGCGCGCGCTGAATCAGTTCCGCACGTAA
- a CDS encoding proteasome assembly chaperone family protein has protein sequence MADQADQPEQHYQPDQTGMYELEFPAPQLTSPDGRGPVMIHALEGFSDAGHAIRLAAQHLKNTLDTELVASFAIDELLDYRSRRPLMTFKTDHFTHYEDPELSLYALRDSVGTPFLLLAGLEPDLRWERFLTAVRLLAERLGVRRVIGLGAIPMAVPHTRPITLTAHSNDKELIAEHQPWVGEVQVPGSVSNLLEFRMSQHGYEVVGFTVHVPHYLAQTDYPAAAEVLLAEVAKSASLQIPLEALDAAGAEILMKINEQVEASAEVAQVVAALERQYDAFAAAQENRSLLANDENLPSGEELGAEFERFLRQQDKGKDDDVR, from the coding sequence ATGGCGGACCAAGCGGATCAGCCCGAGCAGCACTACCAGCCGGATCAGACCGGCATGTACGAGCTCGAGTTCCCCGCACCCCAGCTGACCTCGCCGGATGGTCGGGGCCCGGTGATGATCCACGCGCTTGAGGGTTTCTCCGACGCCGGGCACGCCATTCGGCTGGCGGCCCAGCACCTCAAGAACACTCTGGACACCGAGTTGGTCGCCTCGTTCGCCATCGACGAGTTGCTGGACTACCGGTCGCGGCGCCCGCTGATGACCTTCAAGACCGACCACTTCACCCATTACGAGGACCCCGAGCTCAGTCTCTACGCATTGCGTGACAGCGTCGGCACGCCGTTTCTGCTGCTTGCCGGATTGGAGCCAGACCTGCGTTGGGAGCGTTTCCTCACCGCCGTGCGGCTGCTGGCCGAGCGGCTCGGCGTGCGCCGCGTGATCGGTCTTGGCGCCATCCCGATGGCCGTCCCGCACACCCGGCCCATCACGCTGACGGCGCACTCCAACGACAAGGAGCTCATCGCCGAACACCAGCCGTGGGTCGGCGAGGTGCAGGTGCCGGGCAGCGTGTCGAACCTGCTGGAGTTCCGGATGTCGCAGCACGGATACGAGGTCGTCGGCTTCACCGTGCACGTGCCGCACTATCTGGCCCAGACCGACTACCCCGCCGCCGCGGAGGTCCTGCTGGCCGAGGTCGCCAAGAGCGCGTCACTGCAGATTCCGCTGGAGGCGCTGGACGCCGCGGGCGCAGAGATCCTGATGAAGATCAACGAACAGGTCGAGGCCAGCGCCGAAGTGGCCCAGGTGGTCGCCGCGCTGGAACGACAGTACGACGCGTTCGCCGCCGCCCAGGAGAACCGGTCACTGCTTGCCAACGACGAGAACCTGCCCAGCGGCGAGGAGCTCGGTGCGGAGTTCGAGAGGTTCCTGCGGCAACAGGACAAGGGCAAGGACGACGACGTCAGATAG
- a CDS encoding alpha/beta fold hydrolase: protein MAARTTNLRPVRELTPELEFRTIHGYRRAFRTAGSGPAILLIHGIGDNSTTWETVQSKLAQRFTVIAPDLLGHGRSDKPRADYSVAAYANGMRDLLSVLDVDKVTVVGHSLGGGVAMQFAYQFPQLVERLILVGAGGVTQDVNIALRAASLPMGSEALALLRLPMVLPALQVVGRVAGAVFGSTGLGRDIPDVLRILADLPEPTASSAFARTLRAVVDWRGQVVTMLDRCYLTQSVPVQLIWGSRDSVIPVSHARMAHAAMPGSRLEIFEGSGHFPFHDDPDRFVEVVEQFISSTEPAVYDQDYLRGLLREGRRTDEISGSVDTRVAVLDAMDHDERSAT, encoded by the coding sequence ATGGCCGCGCGAACGACCAACCTGCGCCCCGTCCGGGAACTCACACCCGAACTGGAGTTCCGCACCATCCACGGGTACCGGCGCGCATTCCGGACCGCGGGATCCGGACCCGCGATCCTGCTGATCCACGGCATCGGCGACAACTCCACCACCTGGGAGACCGTCCAGTCGAAGTTGGCGCAGCGTTTCACCGTCATCGCGCCGGATCTGCTGGGCCACGGCAGGTCGGACAAGCCACGCGCCGACTACTCGGTGGCCGCTTACGCCAACGGCATGCGAGATCTGCTGAGCGTGCTCGACGTCGACAAGGTGACGGTGGTCGGGCACTCGCTCGGCGGCGGCGTGGCGATGCAGTTCGCCTACCAGTTCCCGCAATTGGTCGAACGGCTGATCCTCGTGGGCGCAGGCGGGGTGACCCAGGACGTCAACATCGCATTGCGGGCTGCTTCGCTGCCGATGGGCAGTGAAGCACTGGCACTGCTGCGCCTACCGATGGTCCTGCCCGCGCTGCAGGTCGTCGGGCGGGTCGCCGGTGCGGTGTTCGGGTCGACCGGGCTGGGGCGCGACATTCCCGACGTGCTTCGGATCCTCGCGGACCTGCCGGAGCCGACCGCGTCGTCGGCGTTTGCGCGCACACTGCGCGCCGTCGTGGACTGGCGCGGTCAGGTCGTCACGATGCTGGACCGCTGTTATCTGACCCAATCCGTTCCGGTGCAATTGATCTGGGGATCCCGCGACTCGGTGATACCGGTCAGCCACGCCCGCATGGCACACGCCGCGATGCCCGGCTCGCGGTTGGAGATCTTCGAAGGGTCCGGACACTTCCCGTTCCACGACGACCCCGACCGGTTCGTCGAAGTGGTGGAGCAGTTCATCAGTTCCACCGAACCCGCCGTCTACGACCAGGACTACCTCCGCGGACTGCTGCGCGAGGGCCGCAGAACGGATGAGATCTCCGGTTCCGTCGACACGCGGGTCGCCGTCCTCGACGCGATGGATCACGACGAACGCAGCGCGACCTAA
- a CDS encoding PhzF family phenazine biosynthesis protein: protein MAIDVTVLRVFTDPEGNYGNPLGVVDNSTVTPADRQRIATQLGYSETIFIDLPQTGTSTAHARIFTPAVELPFAGHPTVGASWWLRDQGHPIKTLQVPAGIVQVTYDDDLAAVSARAEWAPDFAIYDLASVDDLMAADPSDYSDDVEHYLWTWLDEPAGKIRSRMFASHLGVPEDEATGAAAVRITDYLSRDLEIVQGKGSVIHTQWSPEGWVRVAGRVVSDGTKQID, encoded by the coding sequence ATGGCCATCGATGTGACAGTGCTGCGGGTGTTCACCGACCCCGAGGGGAACTACGGCAATCCGCTGGGTGTTGTCGACAACAGCACCGTCACCCCCGCCGATCGCCAACGGATCGCTACTCAATTGGGTTACAGCGAAACGATTTTCATCGATCTGCCGCAAACCGGAACCAGCACTGCACACGCCCGGATCTTCACACCGGCGGTCGAATTGCCCTTCGCCGGCCACCCGACTGTGGGCGCGTCGTGGTGGCTGCGCGACCAAGGGCATCCCATCAAGACGCTTCAGGTGCCCGCCGGCATCGTGCAGGTCACCTACGACGACGATCTGGCGGCCGTCAGCGCACGTGCGGAATGGGCACCGGACTTCGCGATCTACGACCTTGCCTCTGTCGACGACCTGATGGCGGCCGATCCGTCTGACTACTCCGACGACGTCGAACACTACCTGTGGACCTGGCTCGACGAACCGGCCGGAAAGATCCGCTCCCGCATGTTCGCCAGCCATCTCGGCGTTCCCGAGGACGAGGCCACCGGCGCCGCCGCGGTCCGCATCACCGATTACCTCAGCCGCGATCTCGAGATCGTGCAAGGAAAGGGTTCGGTGATCCACACCCAGTGGAGCCCCGAGGGCTGGGTGCGAGTTGCAGGCCGCGTCGTCAGCGACGGGACGAAGCAGATCGATTGA
- the nrdR gene encoding transcriptional regulator NrdR — protein MHCPFCRHPDSRVVDSRETDEGQAIRRRRSCPECGRRFTTVETAVLAVVKRSGVTEPFSREKVVKGVRRACQGRDVDDDALNLLAQQVEDAVRATGSPEVPSHEVGLAILGPLRELDEVAYLRFASVYRGFTSAEDFEREIQALREHRKSPQPAQG, from the coding sequence ATGCACTGTCCGTTCTGTCGTCATCCCGATTCCCGGGTGGTGGATTCGCGTGAAACCGACGAGGGCCAGGCGATTCGACGTCGCAGGTCGTGCCCGGAATGTGGTCGTCGCTTCACCACGGTGGAGACCGCGGTGCTCGCGGTGGTCAAGCGCAGCGGTGTCACCGAACCGTTCAGCCGGGAGAAGGTCGTCAAGGGCGTTCGCCGCGCGTGCCAGGGTCGCGACGTCGACGACGATGCACTGAACCTGCTGGCCCAGCAGGTGGAGGACGCCGTGCGGGCCACCGGTTCGCCGGAGGTGCCCAGCCATGAGGTGGGGCTGGCGATACTGGGCCCGCTGCGGGAGCTCGACGAGGTCGCGTATCTGCGCTTCGCCTCCGTCTACCGCGGCTTCACCTCCGCAGAGGACTTCGAGCGCGAGATCCAGGCGCTGCGGGAGCACCGCAAGTCGCCGCAGCCGGCGCAGGGCTGA
- a CDS encoding LysM peptidoglycan-binding domain-containing protein — protein sequence MTILDTRDIQAAPVVRQGIRPAGARRRPSSRRPGGAPMKYRSSGVAVSRVAHRRRPITPVTTVLLAMVAAGITVWLGLVAQFGGVMGESAAVPDRLAVVQVQTGETLQQVAGRVAPDAPVSRVVDRIRELNQLDSVAVHAGQTLIAPIA from the coding sequence ATGACAATTCTCGACACGCGGGACATCCAGGCGGCACCGGTGGTCAGGCAGGGTATCCGGCCTGCAGGCGCACGGCGGCGGCCGTCCTCGCGACGCCCGGGCGGCGCGCCGATGAAATACCGAAGCTCCGGCGTCGCCGTATCGCGCGTCGCCCACCGGCGGCGGCCGATCACCCCGGTCACCACCGTCCTGCTGGCCATGGTCGCCGCTGGGATCACCGTGTGGCTCGGGCTCGTGGCTCAGTTCGGCGGTGTCATGGGTGAATCCGCCGCCGTACCGGACCGTCTCGCGGTGGTTCAGGTGCAGACGGGCGAGACGCTGCAGCAGGTCGCGGGCCGGGTAGCGCCCGATGCCCCGGTGAGCCGCGTCGTCGACCGGATCCGCGAACTCAACCAACTCGACTCCGTGGCGGTCCACGCCGGCCAGACGCTTATCGCGCCGATCGCCTGA
- the lexA gene encoding transcriptional repressor LexA: MDSSSDTPGGTDGTGGRGGLDTGLTERQRTILDVIRASVTSRGYPPSIREIGDAVGLTSTSSVAHQLRTLERKGYLRRDPNRPRAVDVRGADSPPSIVPTEVAGSDALPEPTFVPVLGRIAAGGPILAEEAVEDVFPLPRELVGEGSLFLLKVVGDSMVDAAICDGDWVVVRQQNVADNGDIVAAMIDGEATVKTFKRTRGQVWLMPHNPAFDPIPGNDAAVLGKVVTVIRKI, translated from the coding sequence ATGGACTCCAGCAGCGATACCCCGGGCGGCACAGACGGCACCGGCGGGCGCGGTGGGCTCGATACGGGTCTCACCGAGCGTCAACGCACCATCCTCGACGTCATTCGCGCCTCGGTGACCAGCCGTGGCTATCCGCCGAGCATCAGGGAGATCGGCGATGCGGTCGGTCTGACGTCAACCTCGTCGGTGGCCCACCAACTGCGCACGTTGGAGCGCAAGGGGTACCTGCGGCGCGATCCCAACCGCCCGCGCGCTGTGGACGTCCGCGGCGCCGACAGTCCGCCCTCGATCGTCCCCACCGAGGTCGCGGGTTCCGATGCTCTTCCGGAACCGACGTTCGTGCCTGTGCTCGGCCGTATCGCCGCCGGTGGCCCGATCCTGGCCGAGGAGGCCGTCGAGGACGTCTTTCCGCTACCGCGTGAACTGGTCGGCGAGGGCTCGCTGTTCCTGCTCAAAGTCGTCGGCGACTCGATGGTCGACGCGGCGATCTGCGACGGCGACTGGGTCGTCGTGCGTCAGCAGAACGTCGCCGACAACGGTGACATCGTCGCCGCGATGATCGACGGTGAAGCGACGGTGAAGACGTTCAAGCGCACGCGCGGTCAGGTGTGGCTGATGCCGCACAACCCGGCCTTCGACCCGATTCCCGGCAACGACGCCGCCGTGCTGGGCAAGGTCGTGACGGTGATCCGCAAGATCTAG
- a CDS encoding LGFP repeat-containing protein: MSGQKSRRRTMISRVIVGLLAVPMAVLLAPMVSAQPEADANAAITAAWEASGGDGGPLGPRNGDVYPIGEGFGQNFAGGKIFFTPATGAHFVRGAILEKYESLGGPADSDLGFPTIDEGPGRAPDSLNSTFSASDNPVIFFTPATGARVVRGPINAAWDKLGGSSGALGVPAEDEVFRGDVVSQKFTNGEVSYDLKKKTFTTVPPDLAAQLADLQIPDDPVAAINAARRAAGGSLGPLGAAEGAPIPVGKDGQRQNFAGGAIFYTPATGANVMTKQVLAKYESVGGPEGDLGWPVTNEVDGGYTTESRMVTFAADDKPVIFWTPEYGAVIVRGAMAAAWDKLDGAKGALGAPVADQTESGNVITQRFSGGVINWDRSTNKFSTEPANLASELSGLEVPGQTAPGEPSTSQASDSEGSKWFKLSWWWLLALVPVVALVSALLVALFLRRRKGEDPFAADGSFVGQDARFGGEPDHAYGTASASEQMTPDDEYAVAMFGDRYASGGLGTSPAGEDLTPDAPHEDDPSHEDDLSHEDDGAHADYDPWGAPSRAEEDEPRDHVEETDESGDDEDPDAVDTAPTRVVTVAPPAIKRDSLTDTGRHARIEIEEEPEQQMAFHLPLEDPNEPPEGFPVKANTKLGVYWSPDSPQYEDADAEIWFVSEELAVINGFVPAEDS; encoded by the coding sequence ATGAGCGGCCAGAAGAGTCGGCGCCGCACGATGATCAGTCGGGTGATCGTCGGTTTGCTGGCGGTGCCGATGGCTGTATTGCTGGCACCGATGGTGTCGGCGCAGCCGGAAGCCGACGCGAATGCTGCGATAACGGCGGCGTGGGAAGCCAGCGGAGGCGACGGCGGCCCGCTGGGTCCCAGAAACGGCGACGTCTATCCCATCGGTGAGGGGTTCGGCCAGAACTTCGCCGGTGGCAAGATCTTCTTCACCCCTGCGACTGGCGCGCATTTCGTGCGCGGCGCGATCTTGGAGAAGTACGAATCGCTGGGCGGTCCCGCCGACAGCGATCTCGGTTTCCCCACCATCGACGAGGGTCCAGGACGGGCGCCGGACAGCCTGAACAGCACGTTCAGCGCCTCAGACAATCCGGTTATCTTCTTCACCCCGGCGACCGGTGCACGAGTCGTTCGCGGCCCGATCAACGCGGCGTGGGACAAGCTCGGTGGCTCGTCGGGAGCCCTCGGTGTGCCCGCTGAGGACGAGGTCTTCCGCGGCGACGTCGTCTCGCAGAAGTTCACCAACGGCGAGGTGTCGTACGACCTGAAGAAGAAGACCTTCACGACGGTTCCGCCTGATCTGGCCGCTCAGTTGGCCGATCTGCAGATCCCCGATGACCCGGTCGCCGCGATCAATGCCGCGCGGCGCGCGGCGGGGGGATCGCTGGGACCCCTGGGCGCGGCCGAAGGCGCGCCGATCCCTGTGGGCAAGGACGGGCAGCGGCAGAACTTCGCCGGGGGAGCGATCTTCTACACGCCTGCCACGGGTGCGAATGTCATGACCAAGCAGGTACTCGCGAAGTACGAGAGCGTGGGCGGGCCCGAGGGCGATCTGGGATGGCCCGTGACCAACGAGGTCGACGGCGGTTACACCACGGAGAGCCGCATGGTCACCTTCGCGGCCGACGACAAGCCCGTCATCTTCTGGACGCCCGAATACGGCGCCGTGATCGTGCGCGGCGCGATGGCAGCGGCCTGGGACAAGCTGGACGGGGCAAAGGGCGCGCTGGGCGCACCAGTGGCCGACCAGACCGAGTCCGGCAACGTCATCACCCAGCGCTTCAGCGGCGGCGTGATCAATTGGGATCGCTCGACGAACAAGTTCAGCACCGAACCGGCCAATCTGGCGTCGGAGCTGTCCGGCCTCGAGGTTCCGGGGCAGACCGCACCGGGCGAGCCGAGCACCTCGCAGGCATCCGATTCCGAGGGCAGCAAGTGGTTCAAATTAAGCTGGTGGTGGCTGCTGGCTCTGGTACCGGTGGTGGCACTCGTCTCGGCGTTGCTGGTGGCGCTGTTCCTGCGGCGGCGCAAAGGTGAGGATCCGTTCGCGGCGGACGGCTCATTTGTCGGCCAGGACGCGCGGTTCGGGGGCGAGCCCGACCACGCCTACGGCACCGCCAGTGCGTCTGAGCAGATGACACCCGACGACGAATACGCCGTCGCGATGTTCGGTGATCGCTACGCCAGCGGGGGACTGGGCACATCGCCGGCCGGCGAGGATCTGACGCCTGACGCGCCACACGAGGACGACCCGTCCCATGAAGACGACCTGTCTCATGAAGACGACGGTGCACACGCCGACTACGACCCGTGGGGTGCGCCGTCACGTGCCGAGGAGGACGAGCCGCGCGACCACGTCGAAGAGACCGACGAATCCGGAGACGACGAAGATCCGGACGCGGTCGACACCGCACCGACGCGCGTCGTCACCGTTGCGCCCCCCGCAATCAAGCGCGATTCCCTCACCGATACCGGGCGACACGCACGGATCGAGATCGAGGAGGAACCCGAGCAGCAGATGGCATTCCATCTTCCGCTCGAGGACCCGAACGAGCCGCCGGAGGGATTCCCGGTCAAGGCGAACACCAAGTTGGGTGTCTACTGGTCGCCCGACAGTCCACAGTACGAGGACGCCGATGCCGAAATCTGGTTCGTGAGTGAGGAACTCGCGGTAATCAACGGCTTCGTTCCCGCCGAGGACAGCTAG